One part of the Canis lupus dingo isolate Sandy chromosome 14, ASM325472v2, whole genome shotgun sequence genome encodes these proteins:
- the NOD1 gene encoding nucleotide-binding oligomerization domain-containing protein 1 isoform X1 has protein sequence MWAKQSLVPLAMEKQSHGEMGIIPSESHSHIKLLKINRELLVTHIRNTQCLVDNLLENDYFSSEDAEIVGACPTQPDKVRKILDLVQSKGEEASEFLLYVLQQLEDAYVDLRPWLSEIGFSPSELIQSKVVVNTDPVSRYTEKLRQQLGRDSKFVLCYAQKEELLLEETYTDTIAELVGLKDESLGPLGSLACLLDRSSGVLSEQGETIFICGDAGMGKSMLLQRLQSLWAARRLDAQFKFFFHFRCRVFSCFKEGDALCLQDLLFKHYCYPEQDPDEVFAFLLRCPHAALFTFDGLDELHSDFDLSGAPDTSSPWEPAHPLVLLANLLSGKLLKGAAKLLTARTGVEIPRQLLRKKVLLRGFAPSHLRAYARRMFPDRTVQQHLLAQLEANPNLCSLCAVPLFCWIIFRCFQHFHSVWDSAAQLPSRTVTLTDVFLLVTEVHLNRTQPTSLVQRNTRSQVETFRASRGTLRSLGQVAHGGMEKSLFVFGQEEVQAAEFQEGELQLGFLRAVPEPGVGGDQQSYEFFHITLQAFFTAFFLVVDDQVGTQQLLRFFQEWAPPGEAGAESCYPPLLPFQCLKGGGLAGEDPFKNKDHFRFTNLFLCGLLSKAKEKLLRHLVPPAALRRKRKALWAHLLASLRAHLKNLPRTQSGGFSQVQAMPTFIWMLRCIYETQSEKVGRLAAKGICANYLKLTYCNACSADCSALSFVLHHFRKRLALDLDNNNLNDYGVRELQPCFSRLTVLRLSVNQITDSGVKVLYEELTKYKILTFLGLYSNQITDVGARYVARILDECKGLTHLKLGENKITSEGGKCLALAVRNSSSILEIGMWGNRIGDEGAKAFAEALRNHPSLTNLSLAFNGISTEGGKSLAQALQRNTSLRIFWLTKNELDDEVAESLAEMLKVNQTLKHLWLIQNQITAKGIAQLADALQKNTGITEICLNGNLIKPEEAKVFEDEKRIVCF, from the exons ATGTGGGCAAAGCAGTCCCTCGTTCCTTTAGCCATGGAAAAGCAGAGTCACGGTGAGATGGGGATAATCCCATCAGAGTCTCACTCCCACATTAAATTGCTGAAAATCAACCGGGAACTTCTGGTCACTCACATCCGCAACACCCAGTGTCTGGTGGACAACTTGCTGGAGAATGACTACTTCTCTTCCGAAGATGCGGAGATCGTGGGTGCCTGCCCCACGCAGCCCGACAAG GTTCGCAAAATTCTGGACCTGGTACAGAGCAAGGGTGAAGAAGCATCTGAGTTCCTCCTCTACGTGCTCCAACAACTCGAAGACGCTTATGTGGATCTCAGGCCTTGGCTGTCGGAGATTGGCTTCTCCCCGTCAGAGCTTATTCAGAGCAAAGTTGTCGTCAACACCGACCCAG taAGCAGGTACACGGAGAAGCTGCGACAGCAACTGGGCCGGGATTCCAAGTTCGTCTTGTGCTACGCCCAGAAGGAGGAGCTGCTGCTGGAGGAGACGTACACCGACACCATCGCGGAGCTGGTGGGCCTCAAGGACGAGAGCCTGGGCCCTCTGGGCAGCCTGGCCTGCCTCCTGGACCGCTCCAGCGGCGTCCTCAGCGAGCAGGGCGAGACCATCTTCATCTGCGGCGACGCGGGCATGGGCAAGTCCATGCTGCTGCAGCGGCTGCAGAGCCTGTGGGCCGCGCGGCGGCTGGACGCCCAGTTCAAGTTCTTCTTCCACTTCCGCTGCCGCGTGTTCAGCTGCTTCAAGGAGGGCGACGCGCTGTGCCTGCAGGACCTGCTCTTCAAGCATTACTGCTACCCGGAGCAGGACCCCGACGAGGTGTTCGCCTTCCTGCTGCGCTGCCCGCACGCGGCCCTCTTCACCTTCGACGGCCTGGACGAGCTGCACTCGGACTTCGACCTGAGCGGCGCCCCTGACACCTCCTCCCCCTGGGAGCCCGCCCACCCGCTGGTCCTGCTGGCCaacctgctcagcgggaagctgCTCAAGGGCGCCGCCAAGCTGCTCACGGCCCGCACGGGCGTCGAGATCCCGCGCCAGCTCCTCCGCAAGAAGGTGCTTCTGCGCGGCTTCGCCCCCAGCCACCTGCGGGCCTACGCCCGGAGGATGTTCCCCGACCGGACGGTGCAGCAGCACCTGCTGGCCCAGCTGGAGGCCAACCCCAACCTCTGCAGCCTGTGCGCCGTGCCCCTCTTCTGCTGGATCATCTTCCGCTGTTTCCAGCACTTCCACAGCGTGTGGGACAGCGCGGCGCAGCTGCCCAGCCGCACGGTGACCCTGACCGATGTCTTCCTGCTGGTCACCGAGGTCCACCTGAACAGGACGCAGCCCACCAGCCTGGTGCAGCGGAACACGCGGAGCCAGGTGGAGACCTTCCGTGCCAGCCGGGGCACCTTGCGCTCGTTGGGGCAGGTGGCCCACGGGGGCATGGAGAAGAGCCTCTTTGTCTTTGGCCAGGAGGAGGTGCAGGCGGCCGAGTTTCAGGAGGGGGAGCTGCAGCTGGGCTTCCTGCGGGCCGTGCCAGAGCCGGGCGTGGGCGGCGACCAGCAGTCTTACGAGTTTTTTCACATCACCCTCCAGGCCTTCTTTACCGCCTTCTTTCTCGTGGTGGACGACCAGGTGGGCACTCAGCAGCTGCTCAGGTTCTTTCAGGAGTGGGCGCCTCCCGGGGAGGCGGGAGCAGAGTCCTGCtatccccccctcctccccttccagtgCCTGAAGGGCGGTGGCCTGGCGGGGGAAGACCCCTTCAAGAACAAGGATCACTTTCGGTTCACTAACCTCTTCCTGTGCGGCCTGTTGTCCAAGGCCAAAGAGAAACTCCTGCGGCACCTGGTCCCCCCCGCTGCCCTGCGCAGAAAGCGCAAGGCCCTGTGGGCACACCTGCTTGCCAGCCTGCGGGCCCACCTGAAGAACCTGCCCCGAACTCAGTCCGGGGGCTTCAGCCAAGTACAGGCCATGCCCACCTTCATCTGGATGCTGCGCTGCATCTACGAGACCCAGAGCGAGAAGGTGGGCCGGCTGGCGGCCAAGGGCATCTGCGCCAACTACCTCAAGCTGACCTACTGCAACGCGTGCTCGGCCGACTGCAGCGCCCTCTCCTTCGTCCTGCACCACTTCCGCAAGCGGCTTGCCCTCGACCTGGACAACAACAATCTCAACGACTACGGCGTGAGGGAGCTGCAGCCCTGCTTCAGCCGCCTCACCGTCCTCAG ACTCAGCGTAAACCAGATCACTGACAGTGGGGTAAAGGTGCTATATGAAGAGCTGACCAAATACAAAATTCTGACGTTCTTAGG CCTGTACAGCAACCAGATCACGGATGTGGGAGCCAGGTACGTCGCCAGAATCCTGGATGAGTGCAAAGGCCTCACACACCTGAA GCTGGGGGAGAACAAGATAACGAGCGAAGGGGGAAAGTGCCTCGCCCTGGCCGTGAGGAACAGCAGCTCCATCTTAGAAATCGG GATGTGGGGTAACAGAATCGGCGATGAAGGAGCAAAGGCCTTTGCAGAGGCTCTGAGGAACCACCCCAGTCTGACCAACCTCAG TCTTGCATTCAACGGCATCTCCACAGAAGGAGGAAAGAGCCTCGCGCAGGCCCTGCAGCGGAACACCTCTCTGAGAATATTCTG GCTCACCAAAAATGAACTTGATGATGAAGTGGCAGAGAGCTTGGCAGAGATGTTGAAAGTCAACCAGACGTTGAAACATTTGTG GCTTATCCAGAACCAGATCACAGCCAAGGGGATTGCCCAGCTGGCGGATGCCTTACAGAAGAACACTGGCATAACGGAGATTTG
- the NOD1 gene encoding nucleotide-binding oligomerization domain-containing protein 1 isoform X2 — protein MWAKQSLVPLAMEKQSHGEMGIIPSESHSHIKLLKINRELLVTHIRNTQCLVDNLLENDYFSSEDAEIVGACPTQPDKVRKILDLVQSKGEEASEFLLYVLQQLEDAYVDLRPWLSEIGFSPSELIQSKVVVNTDPVSRYTEKLRQQLGRDSKFVLCYAQKEELLLEETYTDTIAELVGLKDESLGPLGSLACLLDRSSGVLSEQGETIFICGDAGMGKSMLLQRLQSLWAARRLDAQFKFFFHFRCRVFSCFKEGDALCLQDLLFKHYCYPEQDPDEVFAFLLRCPHAALFTFDGLDELHSDFDLSGAPDTSSPWEPAHPLVLLANLLSGKLLKGAAKLLTARTGVEIPRQLLRKKVLLRGFAPSHLRAYARRMFPDRTVQQHLLAQLEANPNLCSLCAVPLFCWIIFRCFQHFHSVWDSAAQLPSRTVTLTDVFLLVTEVHLNRTQPTSLVQRNTRSQVETFRASRGTLRSLGQVAHGGMEKSLFVFGQEEVQAAEFQEGELQLGFLRAVPEPGVGGDQQSYEFFHITLQAFFTAFFLVVDDQVGTQQLLRFFQEWAPPGEAGAESCYPPLLPFQCLKGGGLAGEDPFKNKDHFRFTNLFLCGLLSKAKEKLLRHLVPPAALRRKRKALWAHLLASLRAHLKNLPRTQSGGFSQVQAMPTFIWMLRCIYETQSEKVGRLAAKGICANYLKLTYCNACSADCSALSFVLHHFRKRLALDLDNNNLNDYGVRELQPCFSRLTVLRLSVNQITDSGVKVLYEELTKYKILTFLGLYSNQITDVGARLGENKITSEGGKCLALAVRNSSSILEIGMWGNRIGDEGAKAFAEALRNHPSLTNLSLAFNGISTEGGKSLAQALQRNTSLRIFWLTKNELDDEVAESLAEMLKVNQTLKHLWLIQNQITAKGIAQLADALQKNTGITEICLNGNLIKPEEAKVFEDEKRIVCF, from the exons ATGTGGGCAAAGCAGTCCCTCGTTCCTTTAGCCATGGAAAAGCAGAGTCACGGTGAGATGGGGATAATCCCATCAGAGTCTCACTCCCACATTAAATTGCTGAAAATCAACCGGGAACTTCTGGTCACTCACATCCGCAACACCCAGTGTCTGGTGGACAACTTGCTGGAGAATGACTACTTCTCTTCCGAAGATGCGGAGATCGTGGGTGCCTGCCCCACGCAGCCCGACAAG GTTCGCAAAATTCTGGACCTGGTACAGAGCAAGGGTGAAGAAGCATCTGAGTTCCTCCTCTACGTGCTCCAACAACTCGAAGACGCTTATGTGGATCTCAGGCCTTGGCTGTCGGAGATTGGCTTCTCCCCGTCAGAGCTTATTCAGAGCAAAGTTGTCGTCAACACCGACCCAG taAGCAGGTACACGGAGAAGCTGCGACAGCAACTGGGCCGGGATTCCAAGTTCGTCTTGTGCTACGCCCAGAAGGAGGAGCTGCTGCTGGAGGAGACGTACACCGACACCATCGCGGAGCTGGTGGGCCTCAAGGACGAGAGCCTGGGCCCTCTGGGCAGCCTGGCCTGCCTCCTGGACCGCTCCAGCGGCGTCCTCAGCGAGCAGGGCGAGACCATCTTCATCTGCGGCGACGCGGGCATGGGCAAGTCCATGCTGCTGCAGCGGCTGCAGAGCCTGTGGGCCGCGCGGCGGCTGGACGCCCAGTTCAAGTTCTTCTTCCACTTCCGCTGCCGCGTGTTCAGCTGCTTCAAGGAGGGCGACGCGCTGTGCCTGCAGGACCTGCTCTTCAAGCATTACTGCTACCCGGAGCAGGACCCCGACGAGGTGTTCGCCTTCCTGCTGCGCTGCCCGCACGCGGCCCTCTTCACCTTCGACGGCCTGGACGAGCTGCACTCGGACTTCGACCTGAGCGGCGCCCCTGACACCTCCTCCCCCTGGGAGCCCGCCCACCCGCTGGTCCTGCTGGCCaacctgctcagcgggaagctgCTCAAGGGCGCCGCCAAGCTGCTCACGGCCCGCACGGGCGTCGAGATCCCGCGCCAGCTCCTCCGCAAGAAGGTGCTTCTGCGCGGCTTCGCCCCCAGCCACCTGCGGGCCTACGCCCGGAGGATGTTCCCCGACCGGACGGTGCAGCAGCACCTGCTGGCCCAGCTGGAGGCCAACCCCAACCTCTGCAGCCTGTGCGCCGTGCCCCTCTTCTGCTGGATCATCTTCCGCTGTTTCCAGCACTTCCACAGCGTGTGGGACAGCGCGGCGCAGCTGCCCAGCCGCACGGTGACCCTGACCGATGTCTTCCTGCTGGTCACCGAGGTCCACCTGAACAGGACGCAGCCCACCAGCCTGGTGCAGCGGAACACGCGGAGCCAGGTGGAGACCTTCCGTGCCAGCCGGGGCACCTTGCGCTCGTTGGGGCAGGTGGCCCACGGGGGCATGGAGAAGAGCCTCTTTGTCTTTGGCCAGGAGGAGGTGCAGGCGGCCGAGTTTCAGGAGGGGGAGCTGCAGCTGGGCTTCCTGCGGGCCGTGCCAGAGCCGGGCGTGGGCGGCGACCAGCAGTCTTACGAGTTTTTTCACATCACCCTCCAGGCCTTCTTTACCGCCTTCTTTCTCGTGGTGGACGACCAGGTGGGCACTCAGCAGCTGCTCAGGTTCTTTCAGGAGTGGGCGCCTCCCGGGGAGGCGGGAGCAGAGTCCTGCtatccccccctcctccccttccagtgCCTGAAGGGCGGTGGCCTGGCGGGGGAAGACCCCTTCAAGAACAAGGATCACTTTCGGTTCACTAACCTCTTCCTGTGCGGCCTGTTGTCCAAGGCCAAAGAGAAACTCCTGCGGCACCTGGTCCCCCCCGCTGCCCTGCGCAGAAAGCGCAAGGCCCTGTGGGCACACCTGCTTGCCAGCCTGCGGGCCCACCTGAAGAACCTGCCCCGAACTCAGTCCGGGGGCTTCAGCCAAGTACAGGCCATGCCCACCTTCATCTGGATGCTGCGCTGCATCTACGAGACCCAGAGCGAGAAGGTGGGCCGGCTGGCGGCCAAGGGCATCTGCGCCAACTACCTCAAGCTGACCTACTGCAACGCGTGCTCGGCCGACTGCAGCGCCCTCTCCTTCGTCCTGCACCACTTCCGCAAGCGGCTTGCCCTCGACCTGGACAACAACAATCTCAACGACTACGGCGTGAGGGAGCTGCAGCCCTGCTTCAGCCGCCTCACCGTCCTCAG ACTCAGCGTAAACCAGATCACTGACAGTGGGGTAAAGGTGCTATATGAAGAGCTGACCAAATACAAAATTCTGACGTTCTTAGG CCTGTACAGCAACCAGATCACGGATGTGGGAGCCAG GCTGGGGGAGAACAAGATAACGAGCGAAGGGGGAAAGTGCCTCGCCCTGGCCGTGAGGAACAGCAGCTCCATCTTAGAAATCGG GATGTGGGGTAACAGAATCGGCGATGAAGGAGCAAAGGCCTTTGCAGAGGCTCTGAGGAACCACCCCAGTCTGACCAACCTCAG TCTTGCATTCAACGGCATCTCCACAGAAGGAGGAAAGAGCCTCGCGCAGGCCCTGCAGCGGAACACCTCTCTGAGAATATTCTG GCTCACCAAAAATGAACTTGATGATGAAGTGGCAGAGAGCTTGGCAGAGATGTTGAAAGTCAACCAGACGTTGAAACATTTGTG GCTTATCCAGAACCAGATCACAGCCAAGGGGATTGCCCAGCTGGCGGATGCCTTACAGAAGAACACTGGCATAACGGAGATTTG
- the NOD1 gene encoding nucleotide-binding oligomerization domain-containing protein 1 isoform X3, whose product MWAKQSLVPLAMEKQSHGEMGIIPSESHSHIKLLKINRELLVTHIRNTQCLVDNLLENDYFSSEDAEIVGACPTQPDKVRKILDLVQSKGEEASEFLLYVLQQLEDAYVDLRPWLSEIGFSPSELIQSKVVVNTDPVSRYTEKLRQQLGRDSKFVLCYAQKEELLLEETYTDTIAELVGLKDESLGPLGSLACLLDRSSGVLSEQGETIFICGDAGMGKSMLLQRLQSLWAARRLDAQFKFFFHFRCRVFSCFKEGDALCLQDLLFKHYCYPEQDPDEVFAFLLRCPHAALFTFDGLDELHSDFDLSGAPDTSSPWEPAHPLVLLANLLSGKLLKGAAKLLTARTGVEIPRQLLRKKVLLRGFAPSHLRAYARRMFPDRTVQQHLLAQLEANPNLCSLCAVPLFCWIIFRCFQHFHSVWDSAAQLPSRTVTLTDVFLLVTEVHLNRTQPTSLVQRNTRSQVETFRASRGTLRSLGQVAHGGMEKSLFVFGQEEVQAAEFQEGELQLGFLRAVPEPGVGGDQQSYEFFHITLQAFFTAFFLVVDDQVGTQQLLRFFQEWAPPGEAGAESCYPPLLPFQCLKGGGLAGEDPFKNKDHFRFTNLFLCGLLSKAKEKLLRHLVPPAALRRKRKALWAHLLASLRAHLKNLPRTQSGGFSQVQAMPTFIWMLRCIYETQSEKVGRLAAKGICANYLKLTYCNACSADCSALSFVLHHFRKRLALDLDNNNLNDYGVRELQPCFSRLTVLRLSVNQITDSGVKVLYEELTKYKILTFLGLYSNQITDVGARYVARILDECKGLTHLKLGENKITSEGGKCLALAVRNSSSILEIGMWGNRIGDEGAKAFAEALRNHPSLTNLRLTKNELDDEVAESLAEMLKVNQTLKHLWLIQNQITAKGIAQLADALQKNTGITEICLNGNLIKPEEAKVFEDEKRIVCF is encoded by the exons ATGTGGGCAAAGCAGTCCCTCGTTCCTTTAGCCATGGAAAAGCAGAGTCACGGTGAGATGGGGATAATCCCATCAGAGTCTCACTCCCACATTAAATTGCTGAAAATCAACCGGGAACTTCTGGTCACTCACATCCGCAACACCCAGTGTCTGGTGGACAACTTGCTGGAGAATGACTACTTCTCTTCCGAAGATGCGGAGATCGTGGGTGCCTGCCCCACGCAGCCCGACAAG GTTCGCAAAATTCTGGACCTGGTACAGAGCAAGGGTGAAGAAGCATCTGAGTTCCTCCTCTACGTGCTCCAACAACTCGAAGACGCTTATGTGGATCTCAGGCCTTGGCTGTCGGAGATTGGCTTCTCCCCGTCAGAGCTTATTCAGAGCAAAGTTGTCGTCAACACCGACCCAG taAGCAGGTACACGGAGAAGCTGCGACAGCAACTGGGCCGGGATTCCAAGTTCGTCTTGTGCTACGCCCAGAAGGAGGAGCTGCTGCTGGAGGAGACGTACACCGACACCATCGCGGAGCTGGTGGGCCTCAAGGACGAGAGCCTGGGCCCTCTGGGCAGCCTGGCCTGCCTCCTGGACCGCTCCAGCGGCGTCCTCAGCGAGCAGGGCGAGACCATCTTCATCTGCGGCGACGCGGGCATGGGCAAGTCCATGCTGCTGCAGCGGCTGCAGAGCCTGTGGGCCGCGCGGCGGCTGGACGCCCAGTTCAAGTTCTTCTTCCACTTCCGCTGCCGCGTGTTCAGCTGCTTCAAGGAGGGCGACGCGCTGTGCCTGCAGGACCTGCTCTTCAAGCATTACTGCTACCCGGAGCAGGACCCCGACGAGGTGTTCGCCTTCCTGCTGCGCTGCCCGCACGCGGCCCTCTTCACCTTCGACGGCCTGGACGAGCTGCACTCGGACTTCGACCTGAGCGGCGCCCCTGACACCTCCTCCCCCTGGGAGCCCGCCCACCCGCTGGTCCTGCTGGCCaacctgctcagcgggaagctgCTCAAGGGCGCCGCCAAGCTGCTCACGGCCCGCACGGGCGTCGAGATCCCGCGCCAGCTCCTCCGCAAGAAGGTGCTTCTGCGCGGCTTCGCCCCCAGCCACCTGCGGGCCTACGCCCGGAGGATGTTCCCCGACCGGACGGTGCAGCAGCACCTGCTGGCCCAGCTGGAGGCCAACCCCAACCTCTGCAGCCTGTGCGCCGTGCCCCTCTTCTGCTGGATCATCTTCCGCTGTTTCCAGCACTTCCACAGCGTGTGGGACAGCGCGGCGCAGCTGCCCAGCCGCACGGTGACCCTGACCGATGTCTTCCTGCTGGTCACCGAGGTCCACCTGAACAGGACGCAGCCCACCAGCCTGGTGCAGCGGAACACGCGGAGCCAGGTGGAGACCTTCCGTGCCAGCCGGGGCACCTTGCGCTCGTTGGGGCAGGTGGCCCACGGGGGCATGGAGAAGAGCCTCTTTGTCTTTGGCCAGGAGGAGGTGCAGGCGGCCGAGTTTCAGGAGGGGGAGCTGCAGCTGGGCTTCCTGCGGGCCGTGCCAGAGCCGGGCGTGGGCGGCGACCAGCAGTCTTACGAGTTTTTTCACATCACCCTCCAGGCCTTCTTTACCGCCTTCTTTCTCGTGGTGGACGACCAGGTGGGCACTCAGCAGCTGCTCAGGTTCTTTCAGGAGTGGGCGCCTCCCGGGGAGGCGGGAGCAGAGTCCTGCtatccccccctcctccccttccagtgCCTGAAGGGCGGTGGCCTGGCGGGGGAAGACCCCTTCAAGAACAAGGATCACTTTCGGTTCACTAACCTCTTCCTGTGCGGCCTGTTGTCCAAGGCCAAAGAGAAACTCCTGCGGCACCTGGTCCCCCCCGCTGCCCTGCGCAGAAAGCGCAAGGCCCTGTGGGCACACCTGCTTGCCAGCCTGCGGGCCCACCTGAAGAACCTGCCCCGAACTCAGTCCGGGGGCTTCAGCCAAGTACAGGCCATGCCCACCTTCATCTGGATGCTGCGCTGCATCTACGAGACCCAGAGCGAGAAGGTGGGCCGGCTGGCGGCCAAGGGCATCTGCGCCAACTACCTCAAGCTGACCTACTGCAACGCGTGCTCGGCCGACTGCAGCGCCCTCTCCTTCGTCCTGCACCACTTCCGCAAGCGGCTTGCCCTCGACCTGGACAACAACAATCTCAACGACTACGGCGTGAGGGAGCTGCAGCCCTGCTTCAGCCGCCTCACCGTCCTCAG ACTCAGCGTAAACCAGATCACTGACAGTGGGGTAAAGGTGCTATATGAAGAGCTGACCAAATACAAAATTCTGACGTTCTTAGG CCTGTACAGCAACCAGATCACGGATGTGGGAGCCAGGTACGTCGCCAGAATCCTGGATGAGTGCAAAGGCCTCACACACCTGAA GCTGGGGGAGAACAAGATAACGAGCGAAGGGGGAAAGTGCCTCGCCCTGGCCGTGAGGAACAGCAGCTCCATCTTAGAAATCGG GATGTGGGGTAACAGAATCGGCGATGAAGGAGCAAAGGCCTTTGCAGAGGCTCTGAGGAACCACCCCAGTCTGACCAACCTCAG GCTCACCAAAAATGAACTTGATGATGAAGTGGCAGAGAGCTTGGCAGAGATGTTGAAAGTCAACCAGACGTTGAAACATTTGTG GCTTATCCAGAACCAGATCACAGCCAAGGGGATTGCCCAGCTGGCGGATGCCTTACAGAAGAACACTGGCATAACGGAGATTTG